From the genome of Homalodisca vitripennis isolate AUS2020 chromosome 8, UT_GWSS_2.1, whole genome shotgun sequence, one region includes:
- the LOC124368084 gene encoding putative gustatory receptor 28b, whose product MVNAKIEMEVTSPASVDGTHTRCTMQSKIKKLRTLMNTYWMLCDAVHQANDFYCDQLMVVTFSSFLHITVNSYYFFLLLKTSKVFVMINEGAWILLHICYVIMLLNSSTVVTNKADETGQTICKLINKDLDSNLRKQLEGFLLQLPHHNARFSARGYFPLNNETLTAIAGAVTTYLVILIQFQTEPSST is encoded by the exons ATGGTCAACGCCAAGATTGAGATGGAAGTCACAAGCCCTGCCAGTGTTGACGGCACTCATACAAGAT gCACTATGCAGTCTAAAATCAAGAAACTAAGGACCCTGATGAATACCTACTGGATGCTGTGTGACGCCGTACACCAGGCTAATGACTTTTACTGCGATCAGCTGATGGTCGTTACCTTCTCCTCATTTCTCCACATCACTGTCAATTCCTACTACTTTTTCCTGCTCCTCAAAACTAGTAAAGTGTTCGTCATGATTAATGAGGGAGCTTGGATCTTGCTTCACATCTGCTACGTAATTATGTTGTTAAATTCGAGCACGGTCGTTACCAACaag GCTGATGAGACAGGACAGACGATCTGCAAGTTGATCAATAAGGACTTGGACTCAAACCTGAGAAAACAG CTGGAAGGGTTTCTCCTGCAGTTGCCTCACCACAACGCAAGATTCTCTGCTCGTGGATATTTCCCGCTCAACAACGAGACTCTCACAGCA ATCGCTGGAGCGGTGACAACTTACCTGGTGATACTGATCCAGTTCCAGACTGAACCATCATCCACCTAG
- the LOC124368086 gene encoding gustatory receptor for sugar taste 43a-like, with the protein MCIPDRCLSRLAAWIPVELSLTLQILLSITTLYIYFMFRLNHQSPYRFCMITDIVISLDLVSLQVVAAVMFFSSAWKYQKLVSIFDILEKVYQDFELTSEIKATLKVLGICTVAVTLATTAENIFTVIHEWVSGERTLPYVTAPIPILMLYCSHAALLVQFTHVTQTIAKSFRIVNAKIESGITSRINVDDTHATCSTKIKKLRTLVNTYWMLCDAVHQANDFYCDQLMAVMFSLFLHITIKSYFFFLHVRARKVFIATNEGAWILILMCYIFMLLNSSTDVTSKADDTGPMICRMINNGLEPSLRKLLEGFLLQWRHHNARFSAFGCFQIHNETLTVMAGAVTTYLVILIQFQTEASST; encoded by the exons GATTCCTGTGGAGCTCAGCCTTACTCTGCAGATATTGCTCTCCATCACCACTCTGTACATCTACTTCATGTTCAGACTGAACCATCAATCACCGTATCGATTTTGTATGATCACTGATATTGTAATATCACTAGACCTAGTCTCTCTGCAAGTCGTGGCTGCTGTCATGTTCTTCAGCTCTGCCTGGAAGTACCAAAAACTCGTCAGCATCTTTGACATTCTGGAAAAAGTCTACCAGGATTTCGAATTAACATCAGAGATCAAGGCCACACTGAAGGTTTTGGGAATCTGCACTGTTGCAGTAACATTAGCCACCACCGCTGAGAATATTTTCACTGTTATTCACGAATGGGTGTCAGGCGAACGAACACTTCCATACGTGACGGCCCCCATCCCCATATTAATGTTGTACTGCTCCCACGCTGCTTTGTTAGTCCAATTCACACACGTAACCCAAACTATTGCAAAGTCCTTCAGAATAGTCAACGCCAAGATCGAGTCGGGAATCACCAGTCGTATCAATGTTGATGACACACATGCAACAT gCTCTACTAAAATCAAGAAACTGAGGACTCTGGtgaacacctactggatgctgtGTGACGCCGTACACCAGGCTAATGACTTCTACTGCGATCAGCTGATGGCCGTTATGTTCTCCTTATTTCTCCACATCACTATCAAATCCTACTTCTTTTTTCTGCATGTCAGAGCTCGTAAGGTGTTCATTGCGACTAATGAGGGAGCTTGGATCTTGATTCTAATGTgctatatatttatgttactaaACTCAAGCACTGACGTCACCAGCAAG GCTGACGATACAGGACCAATGATCTGCCGGATGATCAACAACGGCCTGGAACCAAGCCTGAGAAAATTG CTTGAGGGTTTTCTCCTGCAGTGGCGTCACCACAACGCAAGATTCTCTGCTTTTGGATGTTTCCAAATCCACAATGAAACACTCACAGTG atggctggagcggtgacaacTTACCTGGTGATCCTGATCCAGTTCCAGACTGAAGCATCATCCACCTAG